One window of the Cryptomeria japonica chromosome 7, Sugi_1.0, whole genome shotgun sequence genome contains the following:
- the LOC131063396 gene encoding uncharacterized protein LOC131063396, protein MVTGITVAGALLGLGCQLYSNGVRKLPLMRHPWEHVLGMGLGALFTNQLVKWEAKLQEDLDKKIEEAKACNRRRFNVSDEELTTGLPRAPWSK, encoded by the exons ATGGTGACAGGAATCACAGTAGCTGGAGCATTGCTGGGGTTGGGTTGTCAGTTGTATTCTAATGGCGTGCGCAAGCTTCCCCTGATGAGGC ACCCATGGGAGCATGTGTTGGGGATGGGTTTAGGGGCTCTCTTTACCAACCAGCTCGTTAAATGGGAGGCCAAATTGCAGGAGGATCTCGACAAGAAGATTGAAGAGGCCAAAGCCTGCAATAGGAGAAGGTTTAATG TTTCTGATGAGGAGTTGACTACTGGCCTTCCCAGGGCTCCATGGAGCAAATAA